A region from the Silene latifolia isolate original U9 population chromosome 7, ASM4854445v1, whole genome shotgun sequence genome encodes:
- the LOC141591695 gene encoding PHD finger protein ALFIN-LIKE 3-like isoform X1, producing MEPVEQYNPRTVEEVFRDFKGRRAGLIKALTSDVEDFYAQCDPEKENLCLYGFPSEQWEVNLPAEEVPPELPEPALGINFARDGMQEKDWLALVAVHSDAWLLSVAFYFGARFGFDKTDRKRLFNMINDLPTIFEVVTGSAKKQMKERSTVSNHSSTKSKSNSKSQQHPGMQVKHAKATQPKEEEGGLEEEDEEEVGDTLCGACGETYASDEFWICCDICETWFHGKCVKITPARAEHIKQYKCPSCTNKRSRT from the exons ATGGAGCCAGTAGAACAGTATAATCCGCGTACTGTTGAAGAAGTTTTTAGGGATTTCAAAGGCCGTCGTGCTGGTTTAATTAAAGCTCTCACTTCAG ATGTTGAGGATTTCTATGCACAGTGTGACCCAG AGAAAGAAAACCTATGCTTGTATGGCTTCCCGAGTGAGCAATGGGAGGTCAATTTGCCAGCTGAAGAAGTCCCACCTGAGCTCCCAGAGCCAGCATTGGGCATAAACTTTGCAAGGGATGGGATGCAGGAGAAAGATTGGCTGGCGTTGGTTGCTGTCCACAGTGATGCGTGGTTGCTTTCGGTTGCATTTTATTTTGGTGCTAGATTTGGCTTTGATAAAACTGATAG GAAGCGGCTGTTCAATATGATAAATGATCTCCCGACTATATTTGAAGTTGTTACTGGTAGTGCTAAGAAGCAAATGAAGGAGAGGTCTACAGTCTCCAATCACAGCAGCACCAAGTCTAAATCAAACTCCAAATCG CAGCAGCACCCGGGAATGCAGGTCAAGCATGCAAAAGCAACTCAACCAAAGGAGGAAGAGGGTGGATTAGAAGAAGAGGATGAGGAAGAGGTAGGAGATACATTGTGTGGGGCGTGCGGTGAGACCTATGCATCAGACGAGTTCTGGATCTGCTGTGACATATGCGAAACATGGTTCCATGGCAAGTGTGTGAAGATCACGCCTGCTCGAGCTGAGCACATCAAG
- the LOC141591695 gene encoding PHD finger protein ALFIN-LIKE 3-like isoform X2 codes for MEPVEQYNPRTVEEVFRDFKGRRAGLIKALTSDVEDFYAQCDPEKENLCLYGFPSEQWEVNLPAEEVPPELPEPALGINFARDGMQEKDWLALVAVHSDAWLLSVAFYFGARFGFDKTDRKRLFNMINDLPTIFEVVTGSAKKQMKERSTVSNHSSTKSKSNSKSQHPGMQVKHAKATQPKEEEGGLEEEDEEEVGDTLCGACGETYASDEFWICCDICETWFHGKCVKITPARAEHIKQYKCPSCTNKRSRT; via the exons ATGGAGCCAGTAGAACAGTATAATCCGCGTACTGTTGAAGAAGTTTTTAGGGATTTCAAAGGCCGTCGTGCTGGTTTAATTAAAGCTCTCACTTCAG ATGTTGAGGATTTCTATGCACAGTGTGACCCAG AGAAAGAAAACCTATGCTTGTATGGCTTCCCGAGTGAGCAATGGGAGGTCAATTTGCCAGCTGAAGAAGTCCCACCTGAGCTCCCAGAGCCAGCATTGGGCATAAACTTTGCAAGGGATGGGATGCAGGAGAAAGATTGGCTGGCGTTGGTTGCTGTCCACAGTGATGCGTGGTTGCTTTCGGTTGCATTTTATTTTGGTGCTAGATTTGGCTTTGATAAAACTGATAG GAAGCGGCTGTTCAATATGATAAATGATCTCCCGACTATATTTGAAGTTGTTACTGGTAGTGCTAAGAAGCAAATGAAGGAGAGGTCTACAGTCTCCAATCACAGCAGCACCAAGTCTAAATCAAACTCCAAATCG CAGCACCCGGGAATGCAGGTCAAGCATGCAAAAGCAACTCAACCAAAGGAGGAAGAGGGTGGATTAGAAGAAGAGGATGAGGAAGAGGTAGGAGATACATTGTGTGGGGCGTGCGGTGAGACCTATGCATCAGACGAGTTCTGGATCTGCTGTGACATATGCGAAACATGGTTCCATGGCAAGTGTGTGAAGATCACGCCTGCTCGAGCTGAGCACATCAAG